Proteins encoded within one genomic window of Cucumis sativus cultivar 9930 chromosome 3, Cucumber_9930_V3, whole genome shotgun sequence:
- the LOC101205778 gene encoding uncharacterized protein LOC101205778 yields MISHSRPLNSNPIKISIPFEIRPSFFTRASSISLSIWVLTLVFIVVGGVSPAPSKPIASLKNEFEINSTTAMKVHPLPRKRNIAVRNNTTLRNSLEDQSLLNNHKKLRRLPHIFSRVLELPFRSDADVLVEENPDCFRFIAETDGNISDGVRAHAVEIHPGVIKIVVRENESLEMSIDELELDMWRFRLPETTRPELASAAFVDGELIVTVPKGNDEGNSDDGGGDIFRDEMEGRLVLVQ; encoded by the coding sequence ATGATTTCCCATTCTCGTCCTCTGAACTCCAACCCCATCAAGATTTCGATTCCTTTTGAAATTCGTCCCTCGTTTTTCACTAGAGCATCTTCGATTTCCCTATCGATTTGGGTTCTAACCcttgtttttattgttgttggtGGTGTTTCTCCCGCCCCTTCAAAACCTATTGCAAGTTTGAAGAACGAGTTCGAAATCAACTCCACCACCGCCATGAAGGTCCACCCACTGCCGAGGAAGCGCAATATCGCCGTTCGGAATAACACCACTTTGAGAAACTCTCTTGAAGATCAATCCCTTTTGAACAATCACAAGAAACTCAGGCGGTTACCACATATCTTCAGTCGGGTCCTTGAACTTCCGTTTCGATCTGATGCGGATGTTTTGGTAGAGGAAAATCCAGATTGTTTCCGATTCATTGCTGAAACTGATGGTAACATTAGCGATGGAGTTAGAGCTCATGCTGTGGAAATCCATCCTGGGGTTATTAAGATCGTTGTTCGTGAAAATGAATCGTTGGAAATGTCAATAGATGAACTTGAATTGGATATGTGGAGGTTTCGACTACCGGAGACGACACGTCCGGAGCTTGCGAGTGCGGCCTTTGTTGATGGAGAGCTTATTGTCACTGTTCCAAAAGGGAATGATGAAGGGAATTCTGATGATGGTGGAGGAGATATCTTCAGAGATGAAATGGAAGGTCGGCTTGTTCTTGTACAGTAA
- the LOC101220879 gene encoding uncharacterized protein LOC101220879, which produces MSGNPAKTEVLEDTNGCSSGVNKNELILRPVSQDESGEGLPYAPENWPNPGDNWSWRVGKRVAITGHFLDRYLYSPRGISASENSARKGQSFASKLSVERYIQSEFPNADVEAFFASFSWKIPAKKSSSAQGTRVKHIPCSLPSKKIEECSASASQNDKVGCKAGNKNCYSLSVSENPSSSKSMSCGICCSESRFCRDCCCILCCKIIDTTVESYSYIKCKAVVGDGYICGHLSHIKCGLKSYTAGTVGGSIGLDAEYYCRRCDARTDLVSHVERFLQSCQSADCQDDVEEILNLGLCILRGSHKMRAKELLRHIELSIEKIKTGTCLEKIWKMEEDSSANCTDAPDTADSTESSHETSDSLISSEWTMSTPFDHWIESLKLEDEIDQVLHGLKRSQEFEYNLAEEKLLLHKNYLHNLFQQLEKEQTELRHQAPSTGQNAVSNRVDQIKREVKRLKRMEKIADGFGMTPKDILKEDFDLDVEIEIRK; this is translated from the exons ATGTCGGGGAATCCCGCGAAGACAGAAGTTCTTGAGGATACAAATGGCTGTTCATCCGGGGTGAATAAAAATGAGCTGATTCTTAGACCAGTTTCTCAAGATGAATCTGGGGAGGGCTTGCCATATGCTCCTGAAAATTGGCCCAATCCTGGTGATAACTGGAGTTGGAGGGTGGGGAAGAGAGTTGCTATAACTGGCCATTTTCTGGATAGGTACCTTTATTCTCCTCGTGGTATTAGCGCGTCCGAAAACTCAGCTCGTAAAGGGCAAAGTTTTGCAAGCAAGCTTTCAGTTGAAAGATATATCCAGTCTGAGTTCCCTAATGCAGACGTTGAGGCTTTTTTTGCTTCATTCAGTTGGAAGATACCAGCAAAAAAGTCATCTTCAGCCCAAG GTACTCGGGTAAAACACATTCCATGCTCTCTACCCTCAAAAAAGATAGAGGAATGCTCCGCATCTGCGTCCCAGAATGATAAAGTGGGTTGCAAGGCTGGAAATAAGAACTGTTATAGTTTATCTGTTTCTGAAAATCCATCTTCATCCAAATCCATGTCTTGTGGTATTTGCTGCAGTGAATCTCGCTTTTGCCGTGATTGCTGCTGTATACTTTGCTGCAAGATTATAGACACGACCGTGGAAAGTTATAGCTACATAAAATGTAAAGCAGTGGTGGGTGATGGATATATTTGTGGACATCTTTCTCATATAAAATGTGGTCTTAAATCGTATACAGCTGGGACAGTTGGAGGAAGCATTGGACTGGATGCTGAGTATTATTGTCGACGTTGTGATGCCAGAACGGATTTGGTATCACATGTAGAAAGATTTTTGCAGTCATGCCAATCAGCTGACTGCCAAGATGATGTTGAGGAGATCTTAAACCTTGGTTTATGTATTTTGCGTGGTTCGCACAAAATGAGAGCAAAGGAGTTGTTAAGACACATTGAACTGAGCATTGAGAAG ATTAAAACTGGGACTTGCTTGGAAAAGATTTGGAAGATGGAGGAAGATAGCTCAGCAAATTGCACTg ATGCACCTGATACTGCTGATTCTACAGAAAGTTCTCATGAAACTTCAGACTCCCTTATAAGCTCAGAATGGACTATGTCCACCCCTTTTGATCATTGGATCGAGTCCTTAAAACTTGAAGACGAAATTGATCAGGTTTTGCATGGACTGAAAAGATCACAGGAGTTCGAGTATAATTTAGCAGAAGAAAAGCTTCTATTACATAAAAATTATCTACATAACCTCTTTCAGCAACTTGAAAAGGAGCAAACTGAACTCAGACATCAAGCACCATCAACGGGACAAAATGCCGTATCAAACAGAGTGGACCAAATAAAACGAGAAGTAAAGAGACTGAAGAGAATGGAAAAGATTGCTGATGGATTTGGAATGACTCCGAAAGATATCCTCAAGGAGGACTTCGATTTGGATGTTGAAATAGAGATACGGAAGTGA
- the LOC101221113 gene encoding pre-rRNA-processing protein TSR2 isoform X1 has protein sequence MEPIDGLTSTNYKAGSVSNLQMAISSVFSRWDGLQMAIENQWGGRDSHQKSLNLVSDVFSWFSHSKPPLYVEDLENLLHETLLLSFNTEIEDGSIEQQVAEQLMMIYEENLVGSR, from the exons ATGGAGCCAATTGATGGATTAACCTCAACCAATTACAAGGCGGGATCTGTCTCCAACCTCCAAATGGCTATTTCATCAGTGTTTTCACGGTGGGACGGCCTTCAAATGGCCATTGAAAATCAATGGGGAGGTCGCGACTCTCACCAAAAATCACTGAATCTCGTCTCTGATGTCTTCTCTTGGTTCTCTCATTCCAAAC CTCCTTTATACGTGGAAGATCTAGAAAATCTGCTCCATGAAACTCTATTGCTCTCCTTCAACACCGAGATTGAAGATGGCAGCATCGAACAG CAGGTAGCAGAACAATTGATGATGATATACGAAGAAAATTTGGTGGGAAGtcgttag
- the LOC101221113 gene encoding pre-rRNA-processing protein TSR2 isoform X2: MEPIDGLTSTNYKAGSVSNLQMAISSVFSRWDGLQMAIENQWGGRDSHQKSLNLVSDVFSWFSHSKPPLYVEDLENLLHETLLLSFNTEIEDGSIEQVAEQLMMIYEENLVGSR, translated from the exons ATGGAGCCAATTGATGGATTAACCTCAACCAATTACAAGGCGGGATCTGTCTCCAACCTCCAAATGGCTATTTCATCAGTGTTTTCACGGTGGGACGGCCTTCAAATGGCCATTGAAAATCAATGGGGAGGTCGCGACTCTCACCAAAAATCACTGAATCTCGTCTCTGATGTCTTCTCTTGGTTCTCTCATTCCAAAC CTCCTTTATACGTGGAAGATCTAGAAAATCTGCTCCATGAAACTCTATTGCTCTCCTTCAACACCGAGATTGAAGATGGCAGCATCGAACAG GTAGCAGAACAATTGATGATGATATACGAAGAAAATTTGGTGGGAAGtcgttag
- the LOC101221353 gene encoding pentatricopeptide repeat-containing protein At4g14850 yields the protein MPFLSQNSLASVVELAVSVRSSLLGRAAHAQILKTLKTPFPAFLYNHLVNMYAKLDHLNSAKLILELAPCRSVVTWTALIAGSVQNGCFVSALLHFSDMLSDCVRPNDFTFPCVLKASTGLRMDTTGKQLHALAVKEGLINDVFVGCSVFDMYSKLGFLNDAYKVFDEMPHRNLETWNAYISNSVLHGRPEDSVIAFIELLRVGGKPDSITFCAFLNACSDKLGLGPGCQLHGFIIRSGYGQNVSVSNGLIDFYGKCGEVECSEMVFDRMGERNSVSWSSLIAAYVQNNEEEKASCLFLRARKEDIEPTDFMVSSVLCACAGLSEIEFGRSVQALAVKACVEQNIFVASALVDMYGKCGSIDNAEQAFNAMPERNLVSWNALLGGYAHQGHANKAVALLEEMTSAAGIVPSYVSLICALSACSRAGDLKTGMKIFESMKERYGVEPGPEHYACLVDLLGRAGMVECAYDFIKRMPFPPTISIWGALLGACRMHGKPELGKLAAEKLFELDPKDSGNHVVLSNMFAATGRWEEVTVVRNEMKEVGIKKGAGFSWITVDSRIHMFQAKDKSHEKDPEIQDILGKLRKEMQDAAGCIADPNYALFEVSN from the exons ATGCCGTTTCTCTCGCAAAACTCGCTCGCTTCAGTGGTCGAATTGGCCGTATCGGTTCGCTCTTCTCTTCTTGGCCGAGCCGCCCACGCCCAAATtctcaaaaccctaaaaaccCCCTTTCCAGCCTTCCTCTACAACCACCTGGTGAACATGTACGCTAAACTTGACCATCTTAACTCGGCCAAACTCATCCTTGAACTCGCCCCTTGCCGCTCCGTTGTTACTTGGACTGCCCTCATTGCCGGTTCAGTCCAAAACGGCTGTTTTGTTTCCGCTCTGCTTCACTTCTCCGACATGCTAAGTGACTGTGTTCGACCCAATGACTTCACTTTCCCTTGCGTTCTCAAAGCCTCCACTGGCCTTCGCATGGATACGACAGGCAAACAACTACATGCGCTTGCGGTTAAGGAGGGATTAATAAACGATGTCTTCGTCGGGTGCAGTGTCTTCGACATGTACAGCAAATTGGGGTTTCTTAATGACGCATACAAGgtttttgatgaaatgcctcatAGAAACCTCGAGACGTGGAATGCGTATATATCTAATTCTGTGCTCCATGGGCGACCTGAAGACTCTGTTATTGCATTTATTGAGCTACTTCGAGTTGGTGGGAAGCCAGATTCCATAACATTTTGTGCTTTTTTGAATGCGTGTTCAGACAAACTAGGCCTGGGGCCTGGGTGTCAGCTTCATGGGTTCATTATTCGAAGTGGGTATGGGCAGAACGTCTCTGTTTCAAATGGgttgattgatttttatgGGAAATGTGGGGAGGTTGAATGTTCTGAGATGGTTTTTGATAGAATGGGAGAGCGGAACAGCGTATCTTGGTCCTCTTTGATAGCTGCTTACGTTCAAAACAACGAGGAAGAGAAGGCTTCCTGCTTATTCTTGCGAGCAAGGAAAGAGGATATCGAACCAACTGATTTTATGGTATCAAGTGTGCTTTGTGCCTGTGCTGGTCTTTCAGAAATCGAGTTTGGAAGGTCAGTTCAAGCACTAGCCGTCAAGGCTTGTGTAGAGCAGAACATCTTTGTTGCAAGTGCACTGGTTGACATGTATGGAAAATGTGGAAGTATTGATAACGCTGAGCAGGCCTTCAACGCGATGCCAGAGAGAAACTTGGTGTCTTGGAATGCATTGTTGGGCGGATATGCGCACCAAGGTCATGCAAACAAGGCTGTGGCATTGCTCGAGGAGATGACATCGGCGGCAGGCATTGTGCCAAGCTATGTTAGTTTGATCTGTGCATTATCAGCTTGCAGTAGAGCAGGAGATTTGAAGACGGGGATGAAGATTTTTGAGTCCATGAAAGAAAGGTACGGTGTGGAACCAGGGCCAGAGCATTATGCTTGCTTGGTAGATTTGCTTGGACGTGCTGGAATGGTGGAATGTGCTTATGATTTTATAAAGAGGATGCCATTTCCTCCTACAATCTCAATCTGGGGTGCTCTGTTGGGGGCTTGCCGAATGCATGGGAAGCCAGAGTTGGGGAAGTTGGCCGCTGAGAAGCTGTTTGAACTTGATCCAAAAGACTCTGGAAATCACGTTGTGCTGTCTAATATGTTTGCTGCAACCGGAAG ATGGGAAGAAGTGACTGTCGTACGAAATGAGATGAAAGAGGTAGGGATCAAAAAAGGAGCTGGGTTCAGTTGGATAACAGTAGACAGTAGAATTCATATGTTTCAAGCGAAAGACAAGAGCCATGAGAAGGACCCTGAAATTCAGGACATCCTGGGAAAGCTGAGAAAGGAGATGCAGGATGCTGCTGGTTGCATTGCAGACCCCAATTATGCCCTTTTCGAAGTGTCGAATTAA
- the LOC101221592 gene encoding late embryogenesis abundant protein D-34 isoform X2 encodes MSQEQPRRDEQLQQSRRNDDEQLETIKYGDIFNVSGDLAANPIAPEDARMMASAETRVLGQMHETGPADVMRAAAARNVRVGLLSSRDISDVAKSQGINISETDVPGARVVTECVAGQYLDTTMTSGVEMPEQDVITIGQALEAACQMIGNKPVEQSDAAAIQAAEVCATGNNAINPGGLGATAQAAAIFNARMDRDEDKIKLNYVLTEATEKLATDKAVSRQDVEGVVSAELRNNPSMTTHPGGVAASITAAARLNEGNAEGVVSADLRNNPSLTTHPDGLAASIIATADLNEDGSGI; translated from the exons ATGAGTCAAGAACAACCACGCAGGGACGAACAACTGCAGCAGTCTCGCCGGAACGACGATGAGCAGCTTGAAACCATCAAATACGGTGACATTTTCAACGTCTCGGGCGACCTAGCCGCGAACCCCATCGCACCTGAGGATGCTCGAATGATGGCCAGTGCTGAAACGAGGGTGTTGGGGCAAATGCATGAAACTGGTCCGGCCGATGTCATGCGAGCCGCCGCCGCTCGCAATGTTCGAGTTGGACTTCTTAGTAGCCGTGATATTAGCGATGTTGCTAAAAGTCAAGGCATTAACATCAGCGAGACCGATGTTCCGGGAGCCCGCGTCGTCACTGAATGCGTTGCCGGGCAG TATTTGGACACGACAATGACGAGTGGGGTAGAGATGCCGGAGCAGGATGTAATCACGATCGGACAAGCCTTGGAAGCGGCATGTCAAATGATAGGAAACAAGCCGGTGGAGCAGAGTGATGCTGCAGCAATTCAAGCCGCAGAGGTCTGTGCAACCGGCAACAACGCCATAAACCCAGGTGGGCTTGGCGCCACTGCCCAAGCGGCAGCAATTTTCAATGCTAGAATGGATCGAGATGAGGACAAGATCAAGCTCAACTATGTCCTTACG GAGGCAACTGAAAAACTGGCGACAGACAAGGCAGTGAGCCGTCAGGATGTGGAGGGGGTTGTGAGCGCAGAGCTGAGGAACAATCCAAGCATGACAACGCACCCAGGTGGGGTAGCAGCTTCGATCACTGCCGCTGCACGACTGAACGAGGGCAATGCAGAGGGGGTGGTGAGCGCAGATCTGAGGAACAATCCAAGCCTGACAACACACCCAGATGGGTTGGCAGCCTCCATCATCGCCACCGCGGATCTGAATGAGGATGGTTCAGGTATATGA
- the LOC101221592 gene encoding late embryogenesis abundant protein D-34 isoform X1 gives MSQEQPRRDEQLQQSRRNDDEQLETIKYGDIFNVSGDLAANPIAPEDARMMASAETRVLGQMHETGPADVMRAAAARNVRVGLLSSRDISDVAKSQGINISETDVPGARVVTECVAGQVVGQYLDTTMTSGVEMPEQDVITIGQALEAACQMIGNKPVEQSDAAAIQAAEVCATGNNAINPGGLGATAQAAAIFNARMDRDEDKIKLNYVLTEATEKLATDKAVSRQDVEGVVSAELRNNPSMTTHPGGVAASITAAARLNEGNAEGVVSADLRNNPSLTTHPDGLAASIIATADLNEDGSGI, from the exons ATGAGTCAAGAACAACCACGCAGGGACGAACAACTGCAGCAGTCTCGCCGGAACGACGATGAGCAGCTTGAAACCATCAAATACGGTGACATTTTCAACGTCTCGGGCGACCTAGCCGCGAACCCCATCGCACCTGAGGATGCTCGAATGATGGCCAGTGCTGAAACGAGGGTGTTGGGGCAAATGCATGAAACTGGTCCGGCCGATGTCATGCGAGCCGCCGCCGCTCGCAATGTTCGAGTTGGACTTCTTAGTAGCCGTGATATTAGCGATGTTGCTAAAAGTCAAGGCATTAACATCAGCGAGACCGATGTTCCGGGAGCCCGCGTCGTCACTGAATGCGTTGCCGGGCAG GTTGTTGGACAGTATTTGGACACGACAATGACGAGTGGGGTAGAGATGCCGGAGCAGGATGTAATCACGATCGGACAAGCCTTGGAAGCGGCATGTCAAATGATAGGAAACAAGCCGGTGGAGCAGAGTGATGCTGCAGCAATTCAAGCCGCAGAGGTCTGTGCAACCGGCAACAACGCCATAAACCCAGGTGGGCTTGGCGCCACTGCCCAAGCGGCAGCAATTTTCAATGCTAGAATGGATCGAGATGAGGACAAGATCAAGCTCAACTATGTCCTTACG GAGGCAACTGAAAAACTGGCGACAGACAAGGCAGTGAGCCGTCAGGATGTGGAGGGGGTTGTGAGCGCAGAGCTGAGGAACAATCCAAGCATGACAACGCACCCAGGTGGGGTAGCAGCTTCGATCACTGCCGCTGCACGACTGAACGAGGGCAATGCAGAGGGGGTGGTGAGCGCAGATCTGAGGAACAATCCAAGCCTGACAACACACCCAGATGGGTTGGCAGCCTCCATCATCGCCACCGCGGATCTGAATGAGGATGGTTCAGGTATATGA
- the LOC101206011 gene encoding preprotein translocase subunit SECE1, producing the protein MAVPISLKFPTVPSTLTNRTASLFVPLRRSSPHHSHPHSQHTIRFPTIRSNRNVKFSAVNAVQESQENTESDGVEVQAGPPTEEPKTADQSAESGANLGAEIQEALKQQKVEKEGDLIGGVAEEIKEIEWPAFRKVLGTTGVVIGVIAGSSVVLLTVNALLAELSDRVFAGKGVQDFFS; encoded by the coding sequence ATGGCCGTTCCGATTTCCCTGAAATTTCCGACGGTTCCATCCACTTTAACCAACAGAACCGCCTCCTTGTTCGTACCACTACGGCGGAGCTCCCCTCATCATTCTCATCCTCACTCACAACATACGATCAGATTCCCAACGATTAGATCCAACAGAAACGTTAAGTTCTCCGCCGTCAATGCTGTGCAGGAAAGCCAAGAGAATACAGAATCCGACGGTGTGGAGGTTCAAGCAGGGCCACCAACGGAGGAGCCGAAAACGGCCGACCAATCAGCAGAATCCGGCGCGAATTTGGGCGCCGAAATTCAGGAGGCTTTGAAGCAGCAAAAGGTGGAGAAAGAAGGGGACCTGATCGGCGGAGTGGCGGAGGAGATTAAAGAGATTGAATGGCCAGCGTTTCGAAAGGTTTTGGGCACGACGGGGGTAGTGATCGGCGTTATTGCTGGCTCTAGTGTCGTTCTGCTCACTGTGAATGCCTTATTGGCAGAGCTGTCCGATCGAGTTTTCGCCGGAAAAGGAGTTCAAGATTTCTTTAGTTGA
- the LOC101206257 gene encoding ferredoxin C 1, chloroplastic translates to MATLHFVPSAFSLPKQKQPIKLSSVRPTTQISCSRRRLVVRSYKVVIEHEGQTTELEVDPDESILSSALDNGLEIPHDCKLGVCMTCPARLVSGTVDQSEGMLSDDVVAQGYSLLCVAYPRSDCHIKTIPEEELLALQLATAND, encoded by the coding sequence atggcAACTCTTCATTTTGTTCCTTCCGCTTTCTCCCtaccaaaacaaaagcaacCCATCAAGCTTTCCTCAGTCAGACCCACTACTCAGATAAGCTGTTCACGACGGCGCTTGGTGGTCCGGTCGTACAAAGTAGTGATTGAGCACGAGGGGCAGACTACCGAGCTTGAGGTCGATCCCGATGAGAGCATATTGAGCAGTGCCTTGGACAATGGCTTAGAAATTCCTCACGATTGCAAGCTTGGAGTTTGCATGACTTGCCCTGCTCGCCTTGTCAGTGGCACCGTCGACCAAAGCGAAGGTATGTTGAGCGATGACGTTGTGGCACAAGGCTATTCGCTTCTATGTGTGGCTTATCCTCGCTCAGATTGCCACATTAAAACCATCCCTGAGGAGGAATTGTTGGCACTTCAATTAGCCACGGCTAATGACTAA